In one Brassica oleracea var. oleracea cultivar TO1000 chromosome C9, BOL, whole genome shotgun sequence genomic region, the following are encoded:
- the LOC106314361 gene encoding uncharacterized protein At4g04775-like, whose amino-acid sequence MVCPQDVGVARRKTENHLFKWIDEALIDEIRMVDAKHERVAQKITKCEERVMEKVKSEIVRVEAEMSEKLKEKVNLEIARVSQEMKQKLKIATVAMVVVGAIVGIWISLTV is encoded by the exons ATGGTGTGCCCACAAGATGTTGGTGTGGCGAGG AGAAAAACTGAGAATCATCTATTTAAATGGATTGATGAAGCTTTGATTGACGAGATACGGATGGTAGATGCGAAACATGAGAGAGTTGCTCAAAAGATTACGAAGTGTGAAGAAAGGGTTATGGAAAAAGTGAAGTCCGAGATTGTTAGAGTTGAAGCTGAGATGTCGGAAAAGCTCAAAGAGAAAGTGAACTTGGAGATTGCTAGAGTTTCACAGGAGATGAAACAGAAGCTAAAGATTGCGACGGTGGCTATGGTTGTTGTGGGGGCAATCGTAGGAATATGGATTTCTCTTACTGTCTGA
- the LOC106316982 gene encoding S-type anion channel SLAH4-like isoform X2, translating to MMHVNSLYKESSRKANLISFLRRTKVNVRYSRDNHDQKTIRSTEGISATSIQDQISKTRYLYCCTILNHSFQSLAAKIYRLGDITESNKLSNQYTEMEILVVPCQEIQIKIDYPISRKKKRYTNLADAEPIVLMSVLSSLHAGYFRISLSLCSQALLWKTMVHLHSDLPSMAFHLLWYLALATHVSLCFLYAFKCIFFFDLVKEEFSHYIGVNYLYAPSISCLLLLQSAPLLEPHSVLYQTLFWLFAAPILTLDTKLYGQWFTTEKRFLSIMANPASQVSVIANLVAARGAAEMGWRECALCLFSLGMVHYLVIFVTLYQRLPGGNNFPTTLRPVFFLFFAAPATESLAWNYISGTFDTLAKMLFFLSLFIFVSLVCRPTLLKKSIKRFNVAWWAYSFPITFLALDSVQYAEEVKDHVASALMFIFCSISVLIFLGVMLLTAANSKRLLRRDPVLWSATGKPNTSDRNKI from the exons ATGATGCACGTGAATTCTTTATATAAGGAATCTTCACGTAAGGCAAACTTAATATCGTTTTTGAGAAGAACAAAAGTCAACGTGAGGTACTCACGCGACAACCACGATCAGAAAACAATCCGTTCAACAGAGGGAATTTCGGCAACGTCAATCCAAGATCAAATTTCAAAGACAAGATATTTATATTGCTGCACAATCTTAAATCATTCGTTTCAAAGTCTTGCTGCAAAAATTTACAG GTTAGGAGACATCACAGAATCAAACAAGCTATCAAATCAATATACTGAGATGGAAATCTTGGTAGTTCCTTGTCAAGAAATTCAAATCAAAATTGATTACCCAATATCCAGAAAGAAAAAGAGATATACTAACCTCGCTGATGCCGAGCCCATTGTCCTGATGTCTGTTTTAAGTAGTCTCCACGCTGGATATTTCAGAATAAGCCTTTCTCTTTGTAGCCAAGCTTTATTGTGGAAGACAATGGTCCATTTGCATAGCGATCTCCCGTCTATGGCGTTTCACCTCCTGTGGTATCTAGCACTTGCAACACACGTGTCACTCTGTTTTCTGTATGCTTTCAAGTGCATTTTCTTCTTTGACTTGGTGAAGGAAGAGTTCTCGCATTACATTGGAGTGAACTATCTTTATGCTCCTTCCATTTCATGCCTTCTCTTGCTACAATCAGCTCCTCTGTTGGAACCACACAGCGTTTTGTACCAGACGTTATTTTGGCTGTTTGCTGCTCCGATCTTGACCCTCGACACAAAGCTTTACGGCCAATGGTTCACAACAGAAAAAAGGTTTTTGTCGATAATGGCAAACCCAGCGAGCCAAGTTTCAGTGATAGCAAACCTAGTGGCTGCAAGAGGAGCAGCGGAGATGGGCTGGAGAGAGTGTGCTCTATGCTTGTTCTCGCTCGGAATGGTTCACTATTTAGTTATCTTTGTCACACTTTATCAACGCCTACCAGGCGGAAACAACTTTCCAACCACTCTGAGGCCAGTTTTCTTCTTGTTCTTTGCTGCACCAGCCACGGAAAGTCTAGCTTGGAACTACATTTCTGGAACCTTTGATACATTAGCAAAGATGTTATTCTTCCTGTCGCTCTTCATCTTTGTATCCCTG GTATGTAGGCCGACTCTTTTGAAGAAATCGATAAAAAGATTCAATGTTGCATGGTGGGCTTACTCGTTCCCGATCACTTTTCTTGCTTTAGACTCCGTTCAGTATGCAGAAGAGGTGAAAGACCACGTCGCTTCTGCTTTGATGTTTATCTTCTGCTCCATCTCAGTGTTGATCTTCCTTGGTGTAATGTTACTGACAGCAGCGAACAGCAAAAGACTGCTCAGACGTGATCCTGTCCTCTGGTCTGCTACTGGTAAACCAAATACTTCGGATAGAAATAAAATCTAG
- the LOC106313544 gene encoding pentatricopeptide repeat-containing protein At1g62260, mitochondrial, with protein sequence MSRSRGIFSILRKVHQPSSRKCLCTNSISSSSSSSLGFRATNKELNQMIRSGYITEARKIFEKLEARNTVTWNTMISGYVKRREMTNARKLFDEMPQRDVVTWNAMISGYVSWRFLEEARKLFDEMPKRDSFTWNTMISGYAKNRRIGEALLLFERMPMRNAVSWSAMISGFCHNGEVSRGVELFMRMPEKDSACLCALVSGLIKNEKLEEAANVLTQYGCIDSGKEDLVFAYNTLVVGYGHRGQVEAARCLFDQIPDICRNYVSWNSMIKAYLKAGDVVSARLLFDQMRDRDTISWNTMIDGYVHVSKMEEAFDLFSEMPNRDTHSWNMMVSGYASVGDVELARDYFERTPEKNIVSWNSIIAAYEKYKDYREAVEVFIRMNIEGEKPDPHTLTSLLSVSTGLVNLRLGTQMHQIVIKSVIPDVPVHNALITMYSRCGEITDSRRIFDGMRVKREVITWNAMIGGYAFHGNSSEALNLFWSMKSNGIHPSHITFVSVLNACAHAGLVDEARAQFMSMVNEYKIQPQMEHYSSLVDVISRQGRFEEAMGVIKSMPFEPDKTVWGAVLDACRIYNNVGLAHAAAEAMSRLEPESSTPYVLLYNMYADMGLWDEASRVRMRMESKRIKKVRASSWV encoded by the coding sequence ATGAGCCGATCACGCGGTATCTTCTCGATTCTCAGGAAGGTCCATCAACCATCGTCTCGTAAATGTTTATGTACAAACTCTATCTCTTCTTCTTCTTCGTCAAGCTTAGGATTCCGAGCCACGAACAAGGAGCTAAACCAGATGATAAGATCAGGATACATCACCGAAGCTAGAAAAATATTCGAAAAGCTGGAGGCGAGGAACACGGTGACGTGGAACACAATGATAAGCGGATACGTAAAAAGGAGGGAAATGACTAACGCGCGGAAATTGTTCGACGAAATGCCTCAGAGAGATGTCGTCACTTGGAACGCTATGATCTCTGGCTACGTTTCTTGGAGGTTTCTCGAAGAAGCGAGGAAGCTGTTCGATGAAATGCCTAAAAGAGATTCCTTTACTTGGAACACGATGATAAGCGGTTACGCTAAGAATCGAAGAATAGGTGAAGCTCTGTTGCTGTTCGAGAGAATGCCTATGAGAAACGCTGTTTCTTGGAGTGCAATGATCAGTGGGTTTTGCCATAACGGTGAAGTGAGTCGCGGGGTTGAGTTGTTTATGAGAATGCCTGAGAAGGATTCAGCTTGTTTATGCGCGCTTGTGTCTGGTTTGATTAAGAACGAAAAGCTGGAGGAAGCTGCGAATGTTTTAACTCAATATGGTTGTATAGATTCCGGTAAGGAAGATTTGGTGTTTGCTTACAACACATTGGTTGTAGGGTATGGACATAGAGGACAAGTGGAAGCAGCTCGGTGTCTGTTTGATCAGATTCCTGATATTTGTAGAAACTACGTCTCGTGGAACTCGATGATCAAAGCCTACTTGAAAGCAGGCGATGTGGTCTCTGCGCGGTTGCTGTTTGATCAGATGAGAGACAGAGATACCATTTCTTGGAACACGATGATCGATGGATATGTGCACGTATCTAAGATGGAAGAAGCTTTTGATCTGTTCTCGGAAATGCCAAACAGAGATACGCATTCTTGGAACATGATGGTGTCTGGTTACGCTAGCGTCGGCGATGTGGAGCTAGCTCGTGACTACTTTGAGAGAACGCCTGAGAAAAACATAGTCTCGTGGAACTCGATCATAGCAGCTTATGAGAAGTACAAGGACTATAGAGAAGCTGTTGAGGTGTTTATACGGATGAACATTGAAGGAGAGAAGCCTGACCCTCATACTCTAACTTCTCTCCTCAGCGTATCAACAGGGCTTGTGAATCTGCGGCTAGGAACGCAGATGCACCAAATCGTCATCAAGAGTGTGATCCCTGACGTGCCGGTTCACAACGCTCTTATCACTATGTATTCGAGATGCGGAGAGATAACGGATTCGAGGAGAATCTTCGATGGAATGAGAGTTAAAAGAGAAGTAATCACATGGAATGCGATGATAGGAGGGTATGCTTTCCACGGTAACTCTTCAGAAGCTTTGAACCTGTTCTGGTCAATGAAAAGCAATGGGATACATCCTTCTCATATAACATTTGTCTCGGTTCTGAACGCTTGTGCTCACGCGGGACTCGTCGATGAGGCTAGAGCACAGTTTATGTCCATGGTAAACGAGTACAAGATCCAGCCGCAGATGGAACATTATTCTTCGCTGGTGGATGTAATCAGTAGACAAGGGCGGTTTGAGGAGGCCATGGGTGTGATAAAGAGTATGCCTTTTGAGCCAGACAAGACGGTGTGGGGTGCAGTGTTGGATGCTTGTAGGATTTATAACAATGTTGGGCTTGCACATGCTGCAGCTGAAGCAATGTCGAGACTTGAACCAGAGAGCTCGACACCTTATGTATTGTTGTATAACATGTATGCTGACATGGGACTATGGGACGAAGCTTCTCGAGTGAGAATGAGGATGGAGAGTAAAAGGATTAAGAAGGTAAGAGCATCAAGTTGGGTATGA
- the LOC106316982 gene encoding S-type anion channel SLAH4-like isoform X1, translating into MMHVNSLYKESSRKANLISFLRRTKVNVRYSRDNHDQKTIRSTEGISATSIQDQISKTRYLYCCTILNHSFQSLAAKIYRLGDITESNKLSNQYTEMEILVVPCQEIQIKIDYPISRKKKRYTNLADAEPIVLMSVLSSLHAGYFRISLSLCSQALLWKTMVHLHSDLPSMAFHLLWYLALATHVSLCFLYAFKCIFFFDLVKEEFSHYIGVNYLYAPSISCLLLLQSAPLLEPHSVLYQTLFWLFAAPILTLDTKLYGQWFTTEKRFLSIMANPASQVSVIANLVAARGAAEMGWRECALCLFSLGMVHYLVIFVTLYQRLPGGNNFPTTLRPVFFLFFAAPATESLAWNYISGTFDTLAKMLFFLSLFIFVSLVCRPTLLKKSIKRFNVAWWAYSFPITFLALDSVQYAEEVKDHVASALMFIFCSISVLIFLGVMLLTAANSKRLLRRDPVLWSATGPDGPSSDTSATVSKSTYGSVDAEGPSTVSASSNSYAYGGTTAGAAADSDGSGSSGTAYGDASSRIYGTTNP; encoded by the exons ATGATGCACGTGAATTCTTTATATAAGGAATCTTCACGTAAGGCAAACTTAATATCGTTTTTGAGAAGAACAAAAGTCAACGTGAGGTACTCACGCGACAACCACGATCAGAAAACAATCCGTTCAACAGAGGGAATTTCGGCAACGTCAATCCAAGATCAAATTTCAAAGACAAGATATTTATATTGCTGCACAATCTTAAATCATTCGTTTCAAAGTCTTGCTGCAAAAATTTACAG GTTAGGAGACATCACAGAATCAAACAAGCTATCAAATCAATATACTGAGATGGAAATCTTGGTAGTTCCTTGTCAAGAAATTCAAATCAAAATTGATTACCCAATATCCAGAAAGAAAAAGAGATATACTAACCTCGCTGATGCCGAGCCCATTGTCCTGATGTCTGTTTTAAGTAGTCTCCACGCTGGATATTTCAGAATAAGCCTTTCTCTTTGTAGCCAAGCTTTATTGTGGAAGACAATGGTCCATTTGCATAGCGATCTCCCGTCTATGGCGTTTCACCTCCTGTGGTATCTAGCACTTGCAACACACGTGTCACTCTGTTTTCTGTATGCTTTCAAGTGCATTTTCTTCTTTGACTTGGTGAAGGAAGAGTTCTCGCATTACATTGGAGTGAACTATCTTTATGCTCCTTCCATTTCATGCCTTCTCTTGCTACAATCAGCTCCTCTGTTGGAACCACACAGCGTTTTGTACCAGACGTTATTTTGGCTGTTTGCTGCTCCGATCTTGACCCTCGACACAAAGCTTTACGGCCAATGGTTCACAACAGAAAAAAGGTTTTTGTCGATAATGGCAAACCCAGCGAGCCAAGTTTCAGTGATAGCAAACCTAGTGGCTGCAAGAGGAGCAGCGGAGATGGGCTGGAGAGAGTGTGCTCTATGCTTGTTCTCGCTCGGAATGGTTCACTATTTAGTTATCTTTGTCACACTTTATCAACGCCTACCAGGCGGAAACAACTTTCCAACCACTCTGAGGCCAGTTTTCTTCTTGTTCTTTGCTGCACCAGCCACGGAAAGTCTAGCTTGGAACTACATTTCTGGAACCTTTGATACATTAGCAAAGATGTTATTCTTCCTGTCGCTCTTCATCTTTGTATCCCTG GTATGTAGGCCGACTCTTTTGAAGAAATCGATAAAAAGATTCAATGTTGCATGGTGGGCTTACTCGTTCCCGATCACTTTTCTTGCTTTAGACTCCGTTCAGTATGCAGAAGAGGTGAAAGACCACGTCGCTTCTGCTTTGATGTTTATCTTCTGCTCCATCTCAGTGTTGATCTTCCTTGGTGTAATGTTACTGACAGCAGCGAACAGCAAAAGACTGCTCAGACGTGATCCTGTCCTCTGGTCTGCTACTG GTCCCGACGGTCCCAGCTCAGATACATCTGCAACTGTCTCTAAAAGTACTTATGGATCTGTCGATGCAGAAGGTCCCAGCACAGTAAGTGCAAGTTCTAACAGTTACGCTTATGGTGGCACCACTGCTGGTGCTGCAGCGGATTCTGATGGTTCTGGGAGCAGTGGCACCGCTTACGGTGATGCATCCAGCCGTATCTATGGAACCACCAACCCTTGA
- the LOC106316982 gene encoding S-type anion channel SLAH4-like isoform X3: MEILVVPCQEIQIKIDYPISRKKKRYTNLADAEPIVLMSVLSSLHAGYFRISLSLCSQALLWKTMVHLHSDLPSMAFHLLWYLALATHVSLCFLYAFKCIFFFDLVKEEFSHYIGVNYLYAPSISCLLLLQSAPLLEPHSVLYQTLFWLFAAPILTLDTKLYGQWFTTEKRFLSIMANPASQVSVIANLVAARGAAEMGWRECALCLFSLGMVHYLVIFVTLYQRLPGGNNFPTTLRPVFFLFFAAPATESLAWNYISGTFDTLAKMLFFLSLFIFVSLVCRPTLLKKSIKRFNVAWWAYSFPITFLALDSVQYAEEVKDHVASALMFIFCSISVLIFLGVMLLTAANSKRLLRRDPVLWSATGPDGPSSDTSATVSKSTYGSVDAEGPSTVSASSNSYAYGGTTAGAAADSDGSGSSGTAYGDASSRIYGTTNP; this comes from the exons ATGGAAATCTTGGTAGTTCCTTGTCAAGAAATTCAAATCAAAATTGATTACCCAATATCCAGAAAGAAAAAGAGATATACTAACCTCGCTGATGCCGAGCCCATTGTCCTGATGTCTGTTTTAAGTAGTCTCCACGCTGGATATTTCAGAATAAGCCTTTCTCTTTGTAGCCAAGCTTTATTGTGGAAGACAATGGTCCATTTGCATAGCGATCTCCCGTCTATGGCGTTTCACCTCCTGTGGTATCTAGCACTTGCAACACACGTGTCACTCTGTTTTCTGTATGCTTTCAAGTGCATTTTCTTCTTTGACTTGGTGAAGGAAGAGTTCTCGCATTACATTGGAGTGAACTATCTTTATGCTCCTTCCATTTCATGCCTTCTCTTGCTACAATCAGCTCCTCTGTTGGAACCACACAGCGTTTTGTACCAGACGTTATTTTGGCTGTTTGCTGCTCCGATCTTGACCCTCGACACAAAGCTTTACGGCCAATGGTTCACAACAGAAAAAAGGTTTTTGTCGATAATGGCAAACCCAGCGAGCCAAGTTTCAGTGATAGCAAACCTAGTGGCTGCAAGAGGAGCAGCGGAGATGGGCTGGAGAGAGTGTGCTCTATGCTTGTTCTCGCTCGGAATGGTTCACTATTTAGTTATCTTTGTCACACTTTATCAACGCCTACCAGGCGGAAACAACTTTCCAACCACTCTGAGGCCAGTTTTCTTCTTGTTCTTTGCTGCACCAGCCACGGAAAGTCTAGCTTGGAACTACATTTCTGGAACCTTTGATACATTAGCAAAGATGTTATTCTTCCTGTCGCTCTTCATCTTTGTATCCCTG GTATGTAGGCCGACTCTTTTGAAGAAATCGATAAAAAGATTCAATGTTGCATGGTGGGCTTACTCGTTCCCGATCACTTTTCTTGCTTTAGACTCCGTTCAGTATGCAGAAGAGGTGAAAGACCACGTCGCTTCTGCTTTGATGTTTATCTTCTGCTCCATCTCAGTGTTGATCTTCCTTGGTGTAATGTTACTGACAGCAGCGAACAGCAAAAGACTGCTCAGACGTGATCCTGTCCTCTGGTCTGCTACTG GTCCCGACGGTCCCAGCTCAGATACATCTGCAACTGTCTCTAAAAGTACTTATGGATCTGTCGATGCAGAAGGTCCCAGCACAGTAAGTGCAAGTTCTAACAGTTACGCTTATGGTGGCACCACTGCTGGTGCTGCAGCGGATTCTGATGGTTCTGGGAGCAGTGGCACCGCTTACGGTGATGCATCCAGCCGTATCTATGGAACCACCAACCCTTGA